DNA from Diaphorobacter limosus:
ACGGGGCATGTCAAGCACTCCCACGGCGTTTCAGATAGCCCAGTGGAAGTTGGCATCCAGGCCCTTGGGGCCCACATGCACCATGCGCTCCAGCCGGTTGCCCTTGTAGCTGGCGGTGACGCGGTAGTCGCCCTGGGGCAGCTGCACATAGGTCATGGGGCCGGCGTCCTTCAGGCGCAGCACCAACTGGCCGGCCTTGTCAAAGACCTTGAGCTGCACGCCGGCGACGAATTCGTTGTCCGACCGGTCCGAGAACGTCATGCGCAGCCGCCAGTGGTGCGCGTCCTGGTGCATGCGCGCCTGCTCGTCCTTGCCAATGCCGCCGTTCAGGTACAGCGTGCCCGGCACCAGTTCGAACAGCGTGACGTCTTCCTCCACGATCACCGGCTGGCCGGCCTTGGCCTGGCCGGATGTTGCCGGGGCCGCGGCCGGCCCGGCAGCCCAGCCGGGCAGGGCCATGGTGGCGCCCAGGGCCAGGGCCATGGCGCTGGCGGCGACGTGCCTGAGGGTGCGGCGGTATTTGGCGGTAGTCATGGTGCACTCCTTGTTCAAGCCCCCGAGGGGATGCCCGTGATCGGTCACCAGGCATGGAATGCACGATAGGCCCGGGGCGCGCCCGCGCACAGTGCCAAAGGTCACGCCGTGGCGGTGGCGCAGGTCACTTTCGGCGCCGGCACGCTGTGCGGCGGCTTTACTCCCTCTCCCTCTGGGAGAGGGTGGGGGTGAGGGCTCGCGGCCCAGTCTGAGATATGTTTTTTGTCAAGAAAAAAGTGGTTCCAGCGCCCGTCCAACAAGCGCCAACAGCTATGAATTACGGAGTAAAAAAAGCGCACCCGAGGGTGCGCCAAGAGGGGACTGCTGCGCTGGCCCGGGCCAGCGCCATGATTCGTCGTCAGGCCATCCCCAGGCGGGGCCGTGCGGTCTGCCCGGACTGGGCCGGGGCCAGCGCGATGGCGCCCGGCTGCTGCGCCGCCGCGCCCCGCGCCCCGTCCGCCAGCCGGAACTGCTGCACCACCTGCGACAGCCGCGCTGCCTGTTCGCGCAGCGAATCGGCGGCGGCGGCGGATTCTTCCACCAGGGCGGCGTTCTGCTGCGTCATGCGGTCGATCTCGGCCACCGAGGCGTTCACCGCGCCTATGCCGCTGGCCTGCTCGCTGGCGGCGGAGTTGATCTCGCCAATGATGTCGGTCACGCGCTGCACGCTGCCGACGATCTCCTGCATGGCGGCGCCGGCGTCCTCCACATGGCGCACGCCACCGTCCACGGCCTGCACGCTGGACTGGATCAGGCCCTTGATCTCGCTGGCCGCCTGGGCGCTGCGCTGCGCCAGAGAGCGCACCTCGCCGGCGACCACGGCAAAGCCGCGGCCCTGCTCGCCGGCGCGCGCCGCCTCGACGGCGGCGTTCAGCGCCAGGATGTTGGTCTGGAAGGCGATGGAGTCGATCAGGCCGATGATGTCGCCGATCTTGTGGCTGGAGGCGGCGATGTCGCGCATGCTGGCCACGGCCTGCTGCACCACCTGGCCGCCGCGCGTGGCCTGGCCCGAGGCCGATGCCACCAGCTGGCTCGCCACCTGCGAGGAAGACGCCGTCTGCTGCACCGTGGTGGTCAGCTGCGACAGCGCGGCCACGGCCTGCTGGGCGTTGCTGGCGGTCTGCTCGGTGCGTGCCGACAGATCCTGGTTGCCGCTGGCGATCTCCTGGCTGGCCACCGAGATGTTGCCCCCGGCATCGCGCACCTGGGCCACGATGGCGCCCAGGCCAGCCTGCATGTCCAGCAGCGCGCGCTGCAGGTCGGCGGCCTCGTCGCGGCCCTCGACCGCCATGCGCCGCGACAGGTCGCCGCTGGCGATCGACTGCGCCAGGGCGCGCGCGGCCTCCAGCGGGCGGCAGATGGAGACCATGTTCAGCATCGTCGACGGCACCACCACCACCACGGTGATCAGCACCGCCAGGCCGAACAGCCACTGGGTCTGCTCGGCAATGCCGGCCTGGCGCGCAATGGCGCCATCGGCCTCGGCACCCAGGGCCTGGTCCAGCGCCTGCAGCTTCTGCGCCGCCTCGTCAAACTGCGCCACGGCCTTGGTGCTCATGCGGTTGGCAATGGTGGCCGAGTCGTAACCGCCCTCCTCCAGCTGGCGCGCCACATGGGCAAACTGCGCGCGGTAGCCGTCCAGCAGCCTGGCGATGTCCTGGGCCAGGGTTTGCGGCCCGGCCAGCCCCAAGCCTTCAAAGCCGGCCGCCAGGTCCTTGGCCCGGCCCAGGGCCGCCAGCCACTGGGCATGCGCGGCGCGCACGGCATCCACCTTTTCGTAGTGGATGATCATGTCCTTCTCGAGCTGGCGTATCTGGCCCATCTCGCCGCGCAGCTCGCCCAGCAGGCGCACGGCGGCATGGGGCTGGGCAACGAAGTCCTGGCTTGCCCCCTGGATGCGGAACATGCCCAGCATGCCCGCCCCACCCAGCAGCGCCAGCAGCAGCAGCACCACGCCAATGGCGCCCACCATGCGCATGCGAATCGAGAACCAGCGCATGAGCGCGTACATATCCATTGCTGTCTTCCTGTCGTTCAAGCGGCACTGGGTGCGGTGCCGGGGCGCCTATCTGCAACAAATTGCTGCAGATTATTGGCCAGATTGACAGTTGATTGACAAATTATTACTTGTGGCGATTACTTATCTGGCGACCAGCGCTTGAGCAACAAGGCATTCGTCATCACGCTCACCGAGCTCAGCGCCATGGCCGCGCCGGCCACCACCGGGCTCAGATAGCCCAGGGCCGCCAGCGGTATGCCGGCCACGTTGTAGGCAAAGGCCCAGAACAGGTTCTGCCGGATCTTGGCCACGGTGCGGTGCGAGATGTCCAGCGCCGCTGCCACCAGCGCCGGGTCGCCGCGCATCAGCGTCACGCCGGCGGCGTGCATGGCCACGTCCGTGCCGTTGCCCATGGCCATGCCCACGTCGGCGGCGGCCAGGGCCGGCGCGTCGTTCACGCCGTCGCCCACCATGGCCACGATCTGTCCATCTTTCTTCAAGGCCGTGACGACGGCCGCCTTGTCGCCGGGCAGCACCTCGGCCATGACTTCGCCGGCCTCGGGATCCAGACCCAGGCGGCGCGCCATGGCTTCGGCCGCGCCGCGGTTATCGCCCGAGATCATCACGCAGCGCACGCCCTGGGCCTTGAGCCGGGCCAGGGCCTCGCGCGCGCCCGGCTTGGGCTCGTCGCCAAAGGCCAGCAGAGCGCGCGCGGCCAATCCAACTGTTACCCGCTCGGCGACGGCGGACACGGTGGCGCCCTGCCCCTGCAGCGCGGTGGCATCGGCGGCCAGCGGGCCGAGGTCCACGCCCAGCTCCTGCATCCAGCGCAGGCTGCCGACCAGGTAGCTGCGGCCCGCGACCTCGCCCTCGGTGCCACGGCCGGGCACGGCGCGCACGCCCTCGGGCTGCCCAACGCTCAGGCCGCGCTCCTGCGCCGCGGCGACAACCGCGCGGGCCAGCGGGTGCTCACTGCCGCTTTGCACCGCGGCCACGGCGGCGAGAACGCCGGCCTCGTCCGAGCCTGGTTCCACGTGAAACGCCGTCAGCCGGGGCCGGCCCACGGTCAGCGTGCCGGTCTTGTCGAAGGCCACGGTGCGCACGCGGTGCGCGATCTCCAGCGCCTCGGCGTCCTTGATCAGGATGCCGTGCTTGGCCGCCACGCCCGTGCCGGCCATGATGGCCGCCGGCGTCGCCAGGCCGAGCGCGCAGGGGCAAGCGATGACCAGCACCGCCACGGCCCGTATCAATGCCGTCTCCACGCCCACGCCGGCCCACAGCCAGCCCAGCAGCGTGACCAGGGCGATGGCGATCACCGTGGGCACGAACACGGCAGACACCTGGTCCACCAGGCGCTGTATCGGCGCCTTGGCGGCCTGGGCGTCCTCCACCAGGCGGATGATGCGCGCCAGCACCGTCTCGCCGCCCACGGCCGTCACCTGCATAACGATGCGGCCATCGCCGTTGATGGAGCCGCCCGTGAGCTGGCCGCCGGCCTCGCGCGGCACGGGCAGGGGCTCGCCGGTCAGCATGGACTCGTCCACCTGGGTCTGGCCCTCGGCCACCAGCCCGTCCACGGGGATGCGCTCGCCGGGCCGCACCACCAGGCGGTCGCCGGCCATGACCTCGGCCACCGGCACGTCCACCTCGCCGTCACGGCCCAGCAGGTGCGCCAGCTCGGGGCGCAGCGCATGCAGGGCGCGGATCGCCGCCGTGGTCTGGCGCTTGGCGCGCGCCTCCAGCCATTTGCCCAGCAGCACCAGGGTGATGACCACGGCCGAGGCCTCGAAGTACAGGTGCGGCTCATGCCCAGGGTGGGCCGTCAGCCACAGCCACAGCGACAGGCCATAGCCCGCGCTCGTGCCCAGGGCCACCAGCAGGTCCATGTTGCCGGTCAGCGCCTTGGCCGCATGCCAGCCCGCCTTGTAAAAGCGCGCGCCCAGCCAGAACTGCACCGGCGTGGCCAGCAAAAACTGCGCCCAGGCCGGCAGCATCCAGTGCTGGCCGAACAGATCGCCGAACATGGGCAGCACCAGCGGCGCCGACAGCAGCAAGCCCACGGCCACGGGCATGAAGCCGGCCCAGGGCGACTGCTCCTGCGCCTCGCCCGCCTCCTGTTCGGCGGCGCTGCGCGGCTCGTAGCCGGCGTTGCGCACGGCGCGGCGCAGCACGGCGTCCATGCCGGGCGCCGTGGTCGGATCGTAGACGATGTGCGCGCGCTCGGTCGCCAGGTTCACCGTGGCGTCCTGCACGCCCGGCACCTTGCGCAGGGCGCGCTCCACGCGGCCCACGCAGCTG
Protein-coding regions in this window:
- a CDS encoding methyl-accepting chemotaxis protein; translated protein: MDMYALMRWFSIRMRMVGAIGVVLLLLALLGGAGMLGMFRIQGASQDFVAQPHAAVRLLGELRGEMGQIRQLEKDMIIHYEKVDAVRAAHAQWLAALGRAKDLAAGFEGLGLAGPQTLAQDIARLLDGYRAQFAHVARQLEEGGYDSATIANRMSTKAVAQFDEAAQKLQALDQALGAEADGAIARQAGIAEQTQWLFGLAVLITVVVVVPSTMLNMVSICRPLEAARALAQSIASGDLSRRMAVEGRDEAADLQRALLDMQAGLGAIVAQVRDAGGNISVASQEIASGNQDLSARTEQTASNAQQAVAALSQLTTTVQQTASSSQVASQLVASASGQATRGGQVVQQAVASMRDIAASSHKIGDIIGLIDSIAFQTNILALNAAVEAARAGEQGRGFAVVAGEVRSLAQRSAQAASEIKGLIQSSVQAVDGGVRHVEDAGAAMQEIVGSVQRVTDIIGEINSAASEQASGIGAVNASVAEIDRMTQQNAALVEESAAAADSLREQAARLSQVVQQFRLADGARGAAAQQPGAIALAPAQSGQTARPRLGMA
- a CDS encoding heavy metal translocating P-type ATPase — its product is MTTASLLSAASVATPDTLDLGVGGMTCASCVGRVERALRKVPGVQDATVNLATERAHIVYDPTTAPGMDAVLRRAVRNAGYEPRSAAEQEAGEAQEQSPWAGFMPVAVGLLLSAPLVLPMFGDLFGQHWMLPAWAQFLLATPVQFWLGARFYKAGWHAAKALTGNMDLLVALGTSAGYGLSLWLWLTAHPGHEPHLYFEASAVVITLVLLGKWLEARAKRQTTAAIRALHALRPELAHLLGRDGEVDVPVAEVMAGDRLVVRPGERIPVDGLVAEGQTQVDESMLTGEPLPVPREAGGQLTGGSINGDGRIVMQVTAVGGETVLARIIRLVEDAQAAKAPIQRLVDQVSAVFVPTVIAIALVTLLGWLWAGVGVETALIRAVAVLVIACPCALGLATPAAIMAGTGVAAKHGILIKDAEALEIAHRVRTVAFDKTGTLTVGRPRLTAFHVEPGSDEAGVLAAVAAVQSGSEHPLARAVVAAAQERGLSVGQPEGVRAVPGRGTEGEVAGRSYLVGSLRWMQELGVDLGPLAADATALQGQGATVSAVAERVTVGLAARALLAFGDEPKPGAREALARLKAQGVRCVMISGDNRGAAEAMARRLGLDPEAGEVMAEVLPGDKAAVVTALKKDGQIVAMVGDGVNDAPALAAADVGMAMGNGTDVAMHAAGVTLMRGDPALVAAALDISHRTVAKIRQNLFWAFAYNVAGIPLAALGYLSPVVAGAAMALSSVSVMTNALLLKRWSPDK